A region from the Silene latifolia isolate original U9 population chromosome 7, ASM4854445v1, whole genome shotgun sequence genome encodes:
- the LOC141590495 gene encoding uncharacterized protein LOC141590495, producing MDEAGLHRKLQLHELEEIRNEAYENASIYKARTRAWHDNMISRRVFQMGEKVLLFQNRLRLFSGKLRSRWMGPYEVVKVFQHGAIEIKCLKTGKVLKVNGQRLKHYYEGIEAGEVETLHLVDPIYEA from the coding sequence ATGGATGAAGCGGGACTCCATAGGAAGCTTCAACTTCATGAATTAGAAGAGATTAGGAATGAGGCTTATGAGAATGCATCCATCTATAAAGCTAGGACAAGGGCATGGCACGACAATATGATTTCGAGAAGAGTTTTTCAAATGGGAGAGAAAGTCTTGCTTTTTCAAAATAGGCTTAGACTTTTCTCCGGGAAATTGAGGTCTCGATGGATGGGACCATATGAAGTGGTGAAAGTTTTTCAACATGGAGCAATAGAAATCAAGTGTTTGAAGACCGGGAAAGTCTTGAAAGTGAATGGACAACGACTTAAGCATTATTATGAAGGCATTGAAGCGGGTGAAGTGGAAACACTACACCTTGTTGATCCCATTTACGAGGCTTAA